In one Streptomyces venezuelae genomic region, the following are encoded:
- a CDS encoding ABC-F family ATP-binding cassette domain-containing protein yields the protein MITASGIELRAGARILIENATFRIAKGDRIGLVGRNGAGKTTLTKCLAGEGMPAGGTISRSGEVGYLPQDPRTGDLDVLARNRILSARGLDVLIRKMRENEQRIANGSGATREKALKQYERQETEFLTKGGYAAEAEAATIAAALNLPDRVLGQPLHTLSGGQRRRIELARILFSDADTLLLDEPTNHLDADSIVWLRDYLKTYRGGFIVISHDVDLVETVVNKVFYLDANRAQIDVYNMGWKLYQQQRESDEKRRKRERQNAEKKAATLHSQADKMRAKATKTVAAQNMAKRADKLLAGLEAVRQNDKVAKLRFPEPAPCGKTPLMAEGLSKSYGSLEIFTDVDLAIDKGSRVVILGLNGAGKTTLLRLLGGAEKPDTGQVIEGHGLKLGYYAQEHETLDPERTVLENMRSAAPDLDLVEVRKTLGSFLFSGDDVDKPAGVLSGGEKTRLALATLVVSSANVLLLDEPTNNLDPASREEILGALRTYKGAVVLVTHDEGAVEALQPERIILLPDGVEDLWGQDYADLVALA from the coding sequence GTGATCACCGCTTCCGGCATCGAGCTGCGCGCCGGCGCCCGCATCCTCATCGAGAACGCCACCTTCCGCATCGCGAAGGGCGACCGCATCGGCCTCGTCGGCCGCAACGGCGCGGGCAAGACCACCCTCACCAAGTGCCTGGCGGGTGAGGGCATGCCCGCCGGCGGCACCATCTCCCGCTCCGGAGAGGTCGGCTACCTCCCGCAGGACCCCCGCACCGGCGACCTCGACGTGCTCGCCCGCAACCGCATCCTCTCCGCGCGCGGTCTCGACGTACTGATCCGCAAGATGCGCGAGAACGAACAGCGGATCGCGAACGGCTCGGGCGCCACCCGCGAGAAGGCCCTCAAGCAGTACGAGCGCCAGGAGACGGAGTTCCTCACCAAGGGCGGGTACGCCGCCGAGGCCGAGGCCGCCACCATCGCCGCCGCGCTCAACCTCCCCGACCGCGTGCTCGGCCAGCCCCTGCACACGCTCTCCGGTGGTCAGCGCCGCCGTATCGAGCTGGCCCGCATCCTGTTCTCGGACGCCGACACGCTCCTCCTCGACGAGCCGACCAACCACCTCGACGCCGACTCGATCGTCTGGCTGCGCGACTACCTGAAGACGTACCGCGGCGGGTTCATCGTGATCTCCCACGACGTCGACCTCGTCGAGACGGTGGTGAACAAGGTCTTCTACCTGGACGCCAACCGTGCCCAGATCGACGTCTACAACATGGGCTGGAAGCTCTACCAGCAGCAGCGCGAGTCCGACGAGAAGCGCCGCAAGCGCGAGCGGCAGAACGCCGAGAAGAAGGCCGCGACGCTGCACTCGCAGGCCGACAAGATGCGCGCCAAGGCCACCAAGACCGTCGCCGCGCAGAACATGGCCAAGCGCGCCGACAAGCTCCTCGCGGGCCTGGAGGCCGTGCGCCAGAACGACAAGGTCGCCAAGCTGCGCTTCCCCGAGCCCGCCCCGTGCGGCAAGACGCCGCTGATGGCCGAGGGCCTCTCGAAGTCGTACGGCTCGCTTGAGATCTTCACCGACGTCGACCTCGCCATCGACAAGGGTTCGCGCGTCGTCATCCTCGGCCTCAACGGCGCGGGCAAGACCACGCTGCTGCGGCTCCTCGGCGGCGCCGAGAAGCCCGACACCGGCCAGGTCATCGAGGGCCACGGCCTGAAGCTCGGGTACTACGCGCAGGAGCACGAGACGCTCGACCCGGAGCGCACGGTCCTGGAGAACATGCGCTCGGCCGCCCCCGACCTCGACCTCGTCGAGGTGCGCAAGACGCTCGGCTCGTTCCTCTTCTCCGGGGACGACGTCGACAAGCCCGCCGGTGTGCTCTCCGGCGGCGAGAAGACCCGGCTCGCGCTGGCCACCCTGGTCGTCTCCTCGGCCAACGTCCTCCTCCTCGACGAGCCCACGAACAACCTCGACCCGGCCAGCCGCGAGGAGATCCTCGGCGCGCTGCGCACGTACAAGGGAGCGGTCGTCCTCGTCACGCACGACGAGGGCGCTGTCGAGGCGCTCCAGCCGGAGCGCATCATCCTGCTCCCCGACGGCGTCGAGGACCTGTGGGGCCAGGACTACGCGGACCTGGTCGCGCTCGCCTGA